Proteins encoded within one genomic window of Gambusia affinis linkage group LG09, SWU_Gaff_1.0, whole genome shotgun sequence:
- the LOC122837467 gene encoding cytokine-dependent hematopoietic cell linker: NHSSVAVRCTAKEEKLQTFYFCSRIQTKDIEFAGYPLTQVCTFVQVFRKDRIKEDRNKAQICGDTDGKMESEYDVVDDQEEVHNVRIFPARPINDEREYADRDVQWSSSASSISTRRPLPRCPPRESPEYKVPVVNRDIKPGRQKIKMDRRPPPLESEEQVNVCNSRRSSSPHPPSALDVSDNLAGLAVHETFRSDRRMRNTEKADFRSHARSPQSTKDVPGMQNHQRHSLDLETHDLENRSHQHVEGMASRRHHHEWPQTKEDIDQNDFVPMDKPNTYCEEDWYVGHCNRTDAEHALHLVNKDGAYLVRDCSNNTNSEPLVLVVYHEKKVYNVKIRYIESLRKYALGTGQRSNDMFDSVAGIIKFHSIFPITLVSGRNAASSKCPENCVLTCPITKSDVIQLLQ, encoded by the exons AACCACTCGAGTGTTGCTGTTCGGTGTAcggcaaaagaagaaaaactgcagacgTTTTATTTCTGTAGCCGAATACAAACCAAAGACATAGAGTTTGCTGGATACCCGCTGACACAGGTGTGCACTTTTGTTCAAGTCTTCAGAAAG GATCGCATCAAAGAAGACCGGAACAAAGCTCAGATATGTGGTGACACTGACGGCAAGATGGAGTCTGAGTATGATGTGGTGGATGACCAGGAGGAAGTGCACAATGTGCGCATATTTCCTGCTAGGCCTATAAATGATGAGAGAGAGTACGCAG ACAGGGATGTTCAGTGGTCATCATCTGCATCATCAATCTCTACT CGTAGACCCCTTCCTAGATGTCCACCCAGAGAGAGCCCTGAATATAAAG TTCCAGTTGTAAATAGAGACATAAAGCCAGGAcggcaaaaaattaaaatgg ATAGGAGGCCCCCACCTTTGGAGTCAGAAGAGCAAGTAAACGtctgt AATTCTCGCAG AAGTTCTTCGCCACACCCACCTTCTGCCTTGGACGTATCCGACAACCTTGCTGGGCTGGCTGTGCATGAAACCTTCAGGAGTGA TAGACGAATGAGAAACACCGAAAAA gCAGACTTCAGATCACATGCCAGAA GTCCACAGTCCACTAAAGATGTTCCAGGCATGCAGAACCATCAACGACATTCTTTGGATTTGGAAACTCATGACTTAGAAAATAG GTCACATCAACATGTAG AAGGGATGGCATCCAGACGTCATCACCATGAGTGGCCTCAAACCAAAGAAGACATTgatcaaaatgattttgttcCAATGGACAAGCCTAAT ACCTACTGTGAGGAAGACTGGTATGTTGGACATTGTAATCGCACAGATGCTGAGCACGCCTTACACCTGGTGAACAAG GATGGGGCATATTTAGTTCGAGACTGCTCCAATAACACCAACAGTGAACCCTTGGTATTGGTCGTGTATCATGAGAAGAAAGTCTATAATGTAAAAATCCGGTATATTGAGTCCCTCAGGAAGTACGCACTTGGAACAGGCCAACGATCAAATGAT ATGTTTGACTCCGTAGCAGGAATCATCAAATTCCATTCCATTTTTCCAATAACACTCGTCAGCGGGAGAAACGCAGCGAGCAGCAAATGCCCAGAGAACTGTGTGCTGACATGTCCAATAACCAAAAGTGATGTTATACAGCTCCTGCAGTAA
- the LOC122837042 gene encoding uncharacterized protein LOC122837042 has translation MKPVTYQSIPSSVNGVHPNMALERLLGTSKVMYCEKCGFTSTDPVAFKTHMIEHGTRFYCFYCNAVSFSEAELNEHLKQHTSKYPFKCLHCGQGYMRKRCMMKHIDRFHSNSLNQGPAKSGMTKALPIAVSSALRSAPTADSLLPPPPRPVIRVAVPTPTAPAAKLGKTLDTNLTNTTNGNTERLPHLNGLIQPNRALTVSLPEEVNIPAGCLVELVEVKTVNGTKELKLRLISQQENESVIKNTKPAVLQDPGPEKPLSSTLHHPNTMRSVSASMCTGSRKQSEIKTMANVGVNPPNNPTNVVTKEKVVLKRPSTEIINLECDTVIPNKVSKTILTPMRDANTGIRVTQAAPVNHLSSSSGVVSGRGPIRLNTGLHPVTVAAKVSQRIVVERNNATVDLSKSIPPRRLSDTKDVQEVSAPVKLGAREVHLKSNSASKEDVDVVCLDQQSTPASKSLRSPVSQAFKVRSPAVLVNKDNLANQNFPIKSSLMKPLPINTPVLSNHTTPTISTCIQDVESKNIVKHGDVLEPQSFPVISSVFSLSEQPEENQGPIEPLVMALRGIVMHKKQSASQDQIRNGTDEKLKAPASGRSVQQAEKNGVFTCDVLLTEKSTEGVKVKKEVSLQSPALTQNNIHIKKEENGAKIGDTNKCSHSPDLTPSTCEDSKPASPVEKANSVDKVQQAGKGKVAESSRFLTISLKRVQVGIWKKSKKGLKVQISRDKPQLPAGSLDDCTVIYPMPLKEDQLVKRPGPNQPVVVLNHPKPRACVQRTRADSFSDMGVSDATPKCQILKMRLSKGIGQSYEVMGCTVRDFP, from the coding sequence ATGAAACCTGTGACCTATCAAAGCATACCGTCATCTGTGAATGGTGTGCATCCAAACATGGCGCTAGAGCGTCTCTTGGGCACCTCCAAGGTGATGTACTGTGAGAAATGTGGATTTACATCCACAGACCCTGTGGCGTTCAAGACGCACATGATCGAGCATGGGACGaggttttactgtttttattgcaaCGCCGTGTCCTTCAGTGAGGCGGAGCTGAACGAGCACTTGAAGCAGCACACGTCAAAGTATCCATTCAAATGTCTCCACTGTGGGCAGGGCTACATGAGGAAGAGGTGTATGATGAAGCACATTGACCGTTTCCATAGTAACAGCCTAAATCAAGGACCTGCTAAGTCTGGCATGACAAAAGCTTTGCCCATTGCTGTCTCCAGTGCCTTAAGAAGTGCGCCCACTGCTGATTCGTTGCTGCCGCCTCCTCCTCGACCTGTCATCCGAGTGGCTGTGCCGACCCCAACTGCACCTGCTGCCAAATTGGGAAAAACACTGGACACAAACTTAACCAATACCACTAATGGCAACACAGAACGCTTGCCTCATTTAAATGGACTCATTCAGCCCAATAGGGCCCTTACAGTGTCTCTACCAGAGGAGGTGAACATCCCCGCTGGCTGCTTGGTGGAACTTGTTGAGGTGAAAACTGTTAATGGGACTAAGGAACTGAAACTGCGGCTCATCTCACAACAAGAAAATGAGTCTGTGATAAAGAACACAAAACCCGCAGTTCTCCAAGACCCTGGTCCGGAGAAGCCGTTGTCTTCCACACTACATCACCCAAACACAATGAGGTCAGTAAGCGCTAGCATGTGCACAGGCAGCAGGaagcaaagtgaaataaaaacaatggcaAACGTCGGCGTGAACCCTCCGAACAATCCAACGAATGTGGTAACTAAAGAGAAGGTTGTGCTGAAGAGGCCTTCGACGGAAATTATCAACCTGGAGTGTGACACGGTCATCCCAAACAAAGTTTCCAAAACCATTCTCACTCCTATGCGGGATGCAAATACTGGGATTAGAGTTACGCAAGCGGCACCTGTAAACCACCTCTCGTCGTCTTCAGGTGTCGTGTCTGGCAGAGGTCCTATCAGGTTGAATACTGGCCTGCATCCTGTCACTGTGGCAGCTAAAGTTTCTCAGAGGATTGTGGTTGAGAGGAATAATGCAACTGTGGATCTCTCTAAGAGCATTCCACCCAGGAGGTTGTCTGACACAAAAGATGTTCAAGAAGTGTCAGCACCTGTGAAGCTGGGAGCTAGGGAAGTCCACCTCAAGAGCAACTCTGCTTCTAAAGAAGACGTAGATGTAGTGTGCTTGGATCAGCAAAGCACACCAGCTTCAAAGTCCTTAAGATCTCCTGTTTCTCAAGCTTTCAAAGTGAGATCTCCTGCTGTTCTAGTCAATAAAGACAATCTTGCAAATCAaaattttccaataaaaagCAGTCTGATGAAACCCTTACCAATAAACACCCCTGTCCTATCTAATCACACAACCCCTACAATATCGACCTGTATCCAGGACGTTGAATCTAAAAACATAGTAAAACATGGAGATGTCTTAGAGCCTCAGAGCTTTCCAGTCATCTCCTCTGTTTTTTCATTAAGCGAGCAACCAGAGGAAAACCAAGGTCCAATTGAACCTCTGGTAATGGCTCTGAGAGGAATAGTGATGCATAAAAAACAGAGCGCAAGTCAAGATCAGATCAGAAACGGCACAGATGAAAAGCTTAAGGCGCCAGCATCAGGCCGGTCCGTCCAGCAGGCTGAAAAAAACGGGGTCTTCACCTGTGATGTGTTACTCACAGAGAAGTCAACTGAGGGtgtgaaagtaaaaaaggaGGTTAGCCTGCAGTCACCAGCATTGACACAAAACAATATTCACATcaagaaggaagaaaatggaGCAAAGATAGGAGACACTAACAAATGCAGCCACAGTCCTGATTTAACGCCTTCCACATGTGAAGATTCTAAGCCTGCTTCACCTGTGGAGAAAGCAAACTCTGTGGATAAAGTACAGCAAGCAGGAAAAGGCAAGGTGGCCGAATCCTCCAGGTTCTTGACCATCTCTCTTAAACGGGTTCAGGTTGGCATctggaaaaaaagcaagaaaggaCTTAAGGTTCAAATATCCAGAGACAAGCCTCAGCTACCGGCAGGCAGCCTCGATGACTGTACAGTTATCTACCCCATGCCACTGAAGGAGGACCAGCTTGTCAAACGGCCAGGTCCGAACCAGCCGGTGGTGGTGCTTAATCATCCGAAGCCCCGGGCTTGTGTGCAGAGAACAAGGGCGGACTCTTTTTCAGACATGGGAGTCTCTGACGCGACTCCAAAGtgccaaattttaaaaatgaggcTAAGCAAAGGGATCGGACAGAGCTATGAAGTGATGGGATGTACTGTTAGAGACTTTCCCTGA